A region from the Canis lupus dingo isolate Sandy chromosome X, ASM325472v2, whole genome shotgun sequence genome encodes:
- the LOC112673287 gene encoding 40S ribosomal protein S27-like — MPLAKDLLHPSPEEEKRKHKKKRLVQSPNSYFMDVKCLGCYKITTVFSHTKTVVLCVGCSTVLCQPTGGKARLTEGCSFRRKQH, encoded by the coding sequence ATGCCCCTTGCGAAGGATCTCCTGCACCCGTCCccggaagaggagaagaggaagcacaAGAAGAAGCGCCTGGTGCAGAGCCCCAACTCCTACTTCATGGACGTGAAGTGCCTGGGATGCTACAAAATCACCACCGTCTTCAGCCACACAAAGACGGTAGTTCTGTGTGTCGGCTGTTCTACTGTCCTCTGCCAGCCCACGGGAGGAAAAGCAAGGCTTACAGAAGGATGCTCCTTCAGGCGGAAGCAGCACTAA